GCACAGGGTCGTAAACAACTGTCTGctctgtatttttttttttttttaaaatttctgtaTATGTTTTGTTTAAGTTTCTTGTTCGTATGGAAAATTTAATTATTTGCTGTCGCCATGACTTAAGCAATTGTGAATTAGTATCTGTCATCGTAAACATATGCTTTTAGTACAGCTGTATTATGTCACAATCATGTTGCTTAATAATTATGCTACAGGGTTGCAACTTGTTCTCCCCATCAGAATATTCAGTTGGGATGATTTTGTTGCTTCTTGAGTAGCGGTAAATTAGATTAGCAAATTGGTGAAACTATGTACACTGTAAATTCTTCAATTGTACATCGCTAGCTGTCTATCTAGCAGGGAATTCAGTACCATCTTGTCCTGTTTTCACATTTTGTCTGTTGCTTTAAGTGGGTTCGCTTTAGTGATAATATGCCAGTTAAGACTCCTGCAGATTTAGGTCCTATTAGGTGGCTTAACTATTGTAGTTGGCTCCACTAAACAGCTTTGTTAAGCAGCAATTAACATAAAGTTTTATTAGATGGCTCGACTAAGCAATTAAATTGGCGGTTTAACTATAGTAATTGGCTCCGCTAAGCAGTTTTGTGCTGGAGCGATTAACACAAGATTTCTTAGATGGGGGAGAAATTGTTCATAAAACATTGTGATTTTGACTCACAGTTTGAGTTGGACTTTTATGAATGACCATCCTCTGAAAGAAAGAGTCAGTTCTTTGTGCCTGAGTCTATGCTGTGGCTGCATTTCTTGGATGTTGTATCTCCGTTTGAATAGATTTGtgctcaaaaaagaaaaaggaagctGGAATAGTTTTGCCTAATTTTCTATCCAAGAAGTTGTAGTGCTTCgctctttttattcttttgtcaTTCAAATTGTTCTTTTTTGGTCGTCATTGAAAAATAGCAGTATTCTTGTTTTGATTTAAGCCCACTTACATTCTTGTAAACGCTTGTACTCACGTAAGAGTAACTCAAGGATCCACATTTTCTCTACTATTGCCTTTTCTCCTAAAAAATACAGTCATTGTCTAGCTATAGAGAATTTCAAATGGGGAAAATAGAGAATTTAACTGCTACAAGAAGATCTAGTTAAATGAGTGTCTGCTTGGTAAAAACAAAACACCAAGTCTTAACAAGTGCAATGACTTGATTATTGTTTGTGCATGACAGCTTGCTAAGGAAACTCACTTGATTATTGTTTGTGCATGACTTGTGGTGAAACTCACTTTTTGCCAATAACACTTGATTCTTTTTGTCATGTTGTTGCATAGTGTATAACTCCATAGTTGGTTTGTGTAAGCTACTGTATATAGTAAATACAGTTTCTCTGGAGTGGAGTCCTGTTCAAGTGGTGTCATGAAGGCTGTATCCAGAACCATATACTTTTGGCCAGCCCTAATTATTTGCCTGTCTCTCATTGTAGCTGTTTTTCCTATGGCGTGCTCCAAGTTTGTGCATATTCAGTAATTTAACTTTTTAAGTACAACTACCCTCATCCCCTCTTTTTTCTCTACCATGATTTTAAATGTAATAATTTCTTAAATAAAAAAGAGTAGCTTatagatttctggaaaaaaaaatcatacatGCTCTAACATGATTCTACATACGACAACTTattgtaaaaaaattaattaattatatatatttgaaaTAAGCACACAAGTATTGTGTGCCAAAAGTACCAGTTTCTTATAATTCCTCTGAAATTTAATGCAATTTCAGGATGTCATTTGTTCATCATTTCTCTTTACATGATCAGGTTTTTCAAAAAACATTTAAAACGAATTCTCCGCTCCTTTCTCCTGCATTTATGAGTGTGTTACAAATTCCTTCCTTAGCTTGGCTCCCTGAGATTGGTTAGAGAGACTTGTAAAGCCACTGTCATGTCGTGATATTTAGGCTGCTGCAGACATTCTTGATTGAACTTTTTCTTATGAATGGTTGTTCCTCTTTTTCAGTTGTAGCTGCTTGTTGGAATGCAGTTAAAAAAGTGAATATAAAGCATGAAAGAGGTTGACAGGAAGAAAGTTCTGAaaaataatcaaaggaaaatTTCTGCAAAACCCGAGAAAAGAGATCAGAATTTTCAACAGAAGAGTGACAGAAATGCTTTGAAACGAGAAGGAAATAAAGTGAAAGCTTCATCAGCTAAAGCTGACAGTGGTACATTAGTGGGTGACCCAAACACAGGCACAGAGCCATCTGAAGTTTATCAAAATATGTTGATAGATTACGTGGATGATGTCCACAAGTCTGAAGCAGCATCTCCTGATGTAAAAACACTTGAAATAGTTGATAAAGATACCAATTCCAAAGTAAGTGATCCTTCTCATGATGTGGGTAATGAGCCTAATGAAGACTCAGAGCAAGAATCAGATAGTGACACGACTAATGATTCAGTGTCATCCCAAGGAGATATTGCGGCAGTTGATGATGAGAAGATAGAAAGAGCTTCAAGGGTTTCTAAAACTCCAGTAAAAAATGATCTACCTGCTGGTAGTTCTCAGCCTGGAAGAGCAAAATCTGATCAGAGTTCGGATAATACGCGACCCAAAGCATCAAAAAGTACTATCAATGAGCCCATAACATCGAACAAAGAGTTTTCTAAAGGGACAGGGAAAAACATATATGATGACTTGAAGACTATCAAAGTGCATCCAAAACCTTCAGCAGAATTTTCAGGAGTCGTTGACAAACCACTTGAAGAGGCAAAGGATGTTGATATACAGGATGAGACTTCAGTTAGTGCTAACAGTGTTGGAAGTGATGATGAACCAGTAAAAACTGAGGAAAATGGTGAGAATGAAGACAAGACAGCTTCAGATCAAAAGATTCAGGACATGGAAACAAGAATTGAGAAACTTGAAGATGAGCTTAGGGAGGTAGCTGCCTTAGAAGTTGCACTTTATTCTGTGGTTCCTGAGCATGGTAGCTCTGCGCATAAGGTGCATACGCCTGCTAGACGCTTGTGTAGGCTCTATATTCACGCCTGCAAACACTGGTCTCCAGCCAAGCGAGCTACTGTTTCTAGAAATACTGTTTCTGGACTAGTTTTGATTGCAAAGTCTTGTGGCCATGATGTCTCAAGGTGTGTAGTAATTTGGTCTTTTATATGGTCTAGAATTTACTCCTTTTTTCCTTATCTAacaaatttttccttttgctcCTTTGAGTAAGGCTGACATTCTGGCTGTCAAACACGGTTGTATTGAGAGAAATTATCTCTCAGACATTTGGAAGTGCATGTCAATCAAGTCCTGTTGCAAAAGCATTCGAGTCAAATGGAGGAAAGATTGGTGAAGCAAAGTTCTCGTCGCTTAAATGGAAGAGTAATTTAGGCAGCAAACTACCAAACAAGCAGAGTTTCATGCAGGTGGTGGATGATTGGCAAGAAACAAGGACATTTACTGCTGCCTTAGAGAAAGTTGAGTCGTGGATGTTCTCCCGAATAGTTGAGTCAATATGGTGGCAGGTGATTCCTCTATGCTGTTCAGTTTATAAATGCatttttctatacattttttgCGTGAAACTACAATCGTTTTGTTAGAATAACAAAAACATACATATTTATGTTATGTTAACCAATTATTTTCACATTGTGCCTGGCAAGAAGACAACTATCATTGTGACATATTCGTATAGCTAATACTCAATCTGTCTATAGagcaaattttgtcaaattgaatTGTCGGAAAATAGAAGTGTCTCATATTGATTGTTCACAAGCTGTGTAGGTGGTGTACTAATTTATGCAGTTTGTCTACTTAGGTTTTGTTTATATGTGTATCTTTTCTTTGGTACAAGTCTAACTTCTTATGTTTCAGACCTTAACTCCGAATATGCAATCTCCCAATGATGACCACACAAAGAACAAAGTTCTTGGTAGAATATTGGGCCCTCCTTTGGGTGATCAGCAGCAAGGCAGTTTTTCCATTAACTTATGGAAAAATGCTTTCCAGGATGCTTTTGGGAGACTTTGTCCTGTTCGGGCAGGAGGCCATGAATGTGGGTGCTTGCCTGTGTTGGCGAGGAAGGTGTGTATGTTTATGTTTGCCTGGCAGCCTGCAACCACCCCCcaccgccccccccccccccccccccccaaaaaaaaaaaaaaaaatccccattccctttgggggaaaagaaaatccCTTCCAGTTAccactttcttttcttgtcaggttctttatctctctctctctctctgtttttttttttttatccattgTATTTTTTCTCATATCTTCTTCTGACAGTGACTAGGTTGTATTGGTGGAGCTTGGTTTTGCAAAATTAGCTTCAACTGTTGTAGCTTTTAAATCTTTTGGGTTTTCATGTGCTTAACCTCCATATTTGTTTATATTTGTCGTATCTTTAACTAGATGCTGCATTTTTCATTAggtcatggaacaatgtcttgcCAGACTAGATGTGGCCATGTTCAACGCTATTCTTAGGGAGTCAGAACATGAAATCCCAACTGATCCAGTATCGGATCCCATAGTTGACTGCAGGGTTTTGCCTATTCCTGCTGGAGACTTAAGTTTTGGCTCTGGTGCACAGCTCAAAAATTCTGTAAGTTTTTTCTCACTAATTCTGAATAAATTCTAACCTCATACAGATTGCATTTTTTGAAACTCAGGCAAAGAGAATCCATTTGCATCTGGCCATATGCCAAGATATGTGCTACTTTATCTAATGGTTGCATGAAATTAGTCCGTCCCCTTGACTCTGGAGGCTTCTGGAGAGTCTGACTGAAATGTGGAAAAGTAGCTGTTTTAAGACTCATATCTTATAAAAGTACATTTCATATTGTACGTTGTACGGGTTATAACAATGAGGATATATTACCTTTGCAGATTGGCAATTGGACAAGATGGCTAACTGATTTGTTTGGCATGGGTGCTGGTGATTTGATCAAAGATGATCAGAACATTTGTGAGGATGATGGTCAGGGAGGTGCAGATGAACCCAAGTGTTTCTATCTTCTTAGTGCTTTGAGTGATCTTTTAATGCTTCCAAAAGACATGCTTATGGATCGAACAATTCGAATGGAGGTCCATGTTTTGTTTATATTGATGAATTCCACTTGTTACcttctattttattttaggtGGACCTCTTAGGGAAGTTTATTGTTGTGTCTTGTAATATGCAGGTATGCCCACAAATCAGTCTTCCATTGGTTAAACGGATACTTTGCAATTTTACCCCTGATGAGTTCTGCCCTGATTCTGTTCCAGGAGCTGTATTAGAGGCTCTTAACGCTGAGGTACTAGCATATCTTTTGACAAACAGAGAAGTAGAGAATTGATAATGATAAAAAGAATTCATAATGACTTGATTTATTATAGAACACAATTTTGCAGAATTTCTAACATGAGAGAATCATGCAGAAAAGTGATCTTAATCTGTGGACAGAACCTTCATGTTACATGGACATATTTAGCAGGTTCCAGCATTACATAGCAAAAGATGCTTACATGCTTGTGGTGTTTTGAAGCTACAGCCATGTTTATGATTACATTATGTGATTCAGTGTTAGAGATGTCTTTGGTAGTATATTAAGCTGTTGACTAACTAAATGGTTAGAAGTCCTCTGTCCTCGTCGTACCACACCTCCAAACGTAGTTGTAGATAATCTGAATGGTTGTCTGCATGATGACGACCTTTTCCAACTATTAAAATTCTGGAATTGTTTCACTTACTTTTTCCACTTTGAAATGCAGTGCATCATAGAGAGGAGGTTTTCAGGAGACGCTGCTAGTACTTTTCCTTATCCTGCGGCTTCGGTTGTCTATACACCCCCATCCTCCTCTGATGTGGCAGAAAAAGTTGCTGAGGCCGGTAGTAAATCACAGCTGTCGAGGAATGCATCTACCATACAGAGCAAGGGGTATACCAGTGATGAGGACCTGGTGGAATTGGATTCTCCCCTGGCAATTATCGTTGACAAGTCTTCGTCTTCTCCAAAGCATCTAATTCCAAATGGAAGTCAGAAAAACGAGCAGGATACAAGTCATGTTGGAGTGAATGCAAGGTACGAACTGCTTCGCGAGGTTTGGCAAGCAACATAGGGTGCATGCTTGCTGGGAATTTGGTTCCCCTCGGCTgcaaaatttattcttttttctttttacggTCAAAAAGCGTTGTCTGTGTGATCAAGAAAGCAATACTTAGCAGCTGAATTGGCAGATGTTTTGTATATTTTTCATGCAGTTGATAATTGGTAGCATCACACTGAGATTGAGTTCATGTTGTAAACGCTTCCGGAAGGACCTTGCGTCAGCTTTTTAGTGTAGATTAATAAATTGGGAATCTGAAACCATTATATGATGTTCGCCTGAGGTCCGGCTTTTTGTTAATGACCATTCATGACATAATTGGAAAAGGATTAGGGAGAAAGCGGCATTCAATCAGAAAAGTCAGGACTTTCAAATGAAGTTTAGATTTGAACCAAAACCAAAGTTTTGGTTGATTATATTTGACGAAGTCCTCCAATTTCCTTGCAGCACAATCTTCACCACTTGATGTAAACTTCTCCAACgcttcattcatttcattcatcacCATCATTTAACTCATCCTCAACAAGCCtcgaaagggaaaagaaaaccaATTTCCGAATATCAGATTTTTTTATGGCCTCAATGTCCAAAAGCAACAAGGAAAACAACTAAGTGACCAATAAGGAATATTTCACATTCTTTGAAGCTGGGACAGAAGTTCACCTTGGAATTTGATTCAACACTGTTCAAGGGGTGAAGGGAGGAACGTGTAGGGGTGACAAAGAAGAGAGGAGTTTCAATACTAAGTAGATAAGTAGGTTACAAGCCGGTAAAATATCAACAAATTCCATCCAAAAACAACGGTGAAAAGCTGCAAGCCTCTAGTTTAGTTTCTCTTCCAGGTTGCGTTTCTTTGTCGTTTGAGAAGAAGGATTTGATTGCATCTCCTGTAAGACCTTGGAAATCAACTCTGTGAGCTTTATAATTTTGAGAATCAGACCGAAACTAGGCTTTCAGTAAAGAGAAAAGCACAATGAATTGTCTCCGAGTAATAAACCactccttttttgtttcttgtgtCCAGCAAGGTTAAATCTTGCGACAGAATCCGCAACAGAATCTTACCTTCAGCTGACACAAACAATGGTGAAGCACAGTTGTTTAATATCGCAGAATTTGGTATTGAAGCCACTTTAGTCCATGACTCTAACACACTATATTCTTTCATAATCCAGATTTCCATTGTACCATCATCGAAGGTGCAAACTATGCAAAGATATCCATCTACAACCCTCAACTTCCAATCAAACTTACCACGTAGATTATCCGGCACTGCAATTTTCCCATATTTCTCTGCCTCCAAGTTCAGTGACATGATCACGGGGGTACTCCTTGAGCCATCTTCGTATGATCTCCAATGAAGAGCTCCATTCACAAGAGCATTAGAATCCCAGGAACTAAAGCCATCTGGTACGTCATCAATCAACTTCCAAGAATCAGATTTCCAACTATAAACTCCCAAGGCATACACGTATTGTTCTTCTACTTTTGGAAAACTGTAAGTAAGAGTACTATACAGTTTGACAACCTTGTAATCATTATTAGAGTCATCATAACCAAAGGCATGAGTCGCACAATAACTGCGATCCGTTGCAGCCCTAACCCTGTCAGAAATATTCGTCCCAGTGTAAAGTATCTCAACCTCATGATAATCATATGGCAAAGTTCTCGATTTTTTTGTACAAGGGTTCCAAAGAGTCAGAACTCCAGGTATGCTACTTAAGCAAACCAATCCATTGCAAGAACCCACGATGTCATATGGATCTTCTTTAATAGTAGAATCAAGCACAAGCTGCTCAACAACTTCAATAGAGGAGATGCCATTGAGCAAAGAGTGAAGAGAAAAAGTTGAAAGGATATCAGGATTGTCTTCACTGGCCTGTAAAACCAGTTTAGTCAGAGCATGTTTGGGATGTCTAGATGAATATTTTTGATGGTTTTTGATGAAGTTGGAGCTTGAGATCAGAGAAAACCATGATTTACAAACACATTGCAATTGTCCCAGTGACTTTACAGGCAACCAGGAGAGGATTTCAGTGATGATTTCTTGGGGAAAATGAGGCACTGGCATAGAAAATATAGACTGGACGGAATCCTGTTCTGGTGGATGAGCCATGGATTGGCCTTCAGTGGCCATGGGCGGTATCATGGGATGTTTTCTACTTTGATATTCCAGGCTTTTATTAACAAGATAGTACCCCTTTTATCAAACAATCTTTTAAACGTTTAGTTTATAagctaattgcaatttaaaccCCTAACCACTCACTCAGTGATCAATACAGCTTTTGTTCTTTTATAAGCATCATAATCTTGTTAAATCTAGACTAATAGCAGAAATCAAATCACATAAATTGTACATAGATATAACAGAtctaaataattaataaaataatacaAGCTATGTATAGGTCATTACTGAGTGACCGATACACttacaaattttcaatttttttttttttacattttgctTATACTATTAATATTTGGTACATTATCTAAAAAATTGTTTAATTTCTATTAATTTTATgacaatttcaagaaaatgttTAATTGGCAAATTACCAACATATgtcaatttaataaatataccGTACAGGGAAACTTAATATTTGTTATTAGAAAATAAAACATATCTTAAAGAGATCTTTTGCAGAAGTGGTACAAATTATTGGCcgattaaaggaaaaaaaaaattaaaatagggGTTTTCCCTTTGGTTTTGTCATGGATGATGGTTCAAAGAGGAAATGGGGCAGGAACGGTCATGatttggtcaaaaaattttatgcAGCTCAAATCATGTCTTGTAATTCGATTTCTACGTCATGTGTGGGGCTCATAAAAAAGTGTTGTAAAATTACGTCGTGTGCAATGAAAGTTACACACAGTGAAAAATGAATATAATAGGCAGAAACGGTTGTACCTGCAACCGTTTGTGGACAAGCGCATCTTCAATCGTTTGTGGACAAGCGCACCTGCAACCGTTTGTACCCCTTATCCGTTCAAAGACTAGTGTAGACTGTAGAAAAATAGGCAGTCAAAGATGCTCTCTTTCTCTGTTTCAGCTTTGACGTTCTACTCTttcattattatcattattcttttttggttttcaaCGAAAAAGACACAGTAATTATTTGTCCTACTGGGGACATCTACATGGTAGGTTGgcatttttggcatatttgacatAATGTTGGAGAATCCACTCGCAATTGTCTGCCACAATAATGTTATAGCCACTCGTGGAACGTCCATTTGAACCTTTAAATGAAAATTGCTCAATTACTCCTTCAActtttttatcaaataaatttagtctctgtatttttattttagtcaatttaacAATTTTACCGGCACTTTAGTTGGACTATACCTTTTACACAAAGTAAACCACATAGAATTTTTTCGGCCCCAGCAAGGGGCAGTTTTAGAAATTAgggaaaattgttcaaaacatca
The Coffea arabica cultivar ET-39 chromosome 6c, Coffea Arabica ET-39 HiFi, whole genome shotgun sequence genome window above contains:
- the LOC113693778 gene encoding uncharacterized protein, whose translation is MKEVDRKKVLKNNQRKISAKPEKRDQNFQQKSDRNALKREGNKVKASSAKADSGTLVGDPNTGTEPSEVYQNMLIDYVDDVHKSEAASPDVKTLEIVDKDTNSKVSDPSHDVGNEPNEDSEQESDSDTTNDSVSSQGDIAAVDDEKIERASRVSKTPVKNDLPAGSSQPGRAKSDQSSDNTRPKASKSTINEPITSNKEFSKGTGKNIYDDLKTIKVHPKPSAEFSGVVDKPLEEAKDVDIQDETSVSANSVGSDDEPVKTEENGENEDKTASDQKIQDMETRIEKLEDELREVAALEVALYSVVPEHGSSAHKVHTPARRLCRLYIHACKHWSPAKRATVSRNTVSGLVLIAKSCGHDVSRLTFWLSNTVVLREIISQTFGSACQSSPVAKAFESNGGKIGEAKFSSLKWKSNLGSKLPNKQSFMQVVDDWQETRTFTAALEKVESWMFSRIVESIWWQTLTPNMQSPNDDHTKNKVLGRILGPPLGDQQQGSFSINLWKNAFQDAFGRLCPVRAGGHECGCLPVLARKVMEQCLARLDVAMFNAILRESEHEIPTDPVSDPIVDCRVLPIPAGDLSFGSGAQLKNSIGNWTRWLTDLFGMGAGDLIKDDQNICEDDGQGGADEPKCFYLLSALSDLLMLPKDMLMDRTIRMEVCPQISLPLVKRILCNFTPDEFCPDSVPGAVLEALNAECIIERRFSGDAASTFPYPAASVVYTPPSSSDVAEKVAEAGSKSQLSRNASTIQSKGYTSDEDLVELDSPLAIIVDKSSSSPKHLIPNGSQKNEQDTSHVGVNARYELLREVWQAT
- the LOC113693779 gene encoding F-box/kelch-repeat protein At3g23880-like, which gives rise to MIPPMATEGQSMAHPPEQDSVQSIFSMPVPHFPQEIITEILSWLPVKSLGQLQCVCKSWFSLISSSNFIKNHQKYSSRHPKHALTKLVLQASEDNPDILSTFSLHSLLNGISSIEVVEQLVLDSTIKEDPYDIVGSCNGLVCLSSIPGVLTLWNPCTKKSRTLPYDYHEVEILYTGTNISDRVRAATDRSYCATHAFGYDDSNNDYKVVKLYSTLTYSFPKVEEQYVYALGVYSWKSDSWKLIDDVPDGFSSWDSNALVNGALHWRSYEDGSRSTPVIMSLNLEAEKYGKIAVPDNLRGKFDWKLRVVDGYLCIVCTFDDGTMEIWIMKEYSVLESWTKVASIPNSAILNNCASPLFVSAEGKILLRILSQDLTLLDTRNKKGVVYYSETIHCAFLFTESLVSV